The Megasphaera vaginalis (ex Bordigoni et al. 2020) genomic interval GGGACACAGTTTCGGGAATCTTTTCATTGCCGCCTTGATTGAAGTTCTCGGCGATGTGGAAGGCGCTATGAATGCGACCAGCAAGGTACTCAAGGTGCGCGGTAAAGTAGTGCCGTCTTCAATGGACAATATTCTGTTGACGGCAGAAATGACAGACGGGACGGTCGTGCAGGGCGAGTCGCAAATTCCGGCGGCGCGTAATAAAATCAAACGGGTTTTTATCACGCCGGAACGACCTCGTGCCGTTCAGTCGGCAGTTGACGCCATTCGCGATGCCGAGGCTATTGTCCTGGGACCGGGAAGCTTGTACACCAGTATTATGCCGAACCTTCTGGTTCCGGATATTGCCGCTGCCGTGCGCGAAAGCAAGGCGAAAAAAATTTATATTTGCAATGTCATGACACAGCCGGGAGAAACGGACGGATACAGCGTTTCCGATCATGTCAGGGCGATCAACAAGCATGCCGGCGCCGAGATTATCGATTTCGTTCTGGCGAATGACGGTGATATCGATACGGCAATACTGCAAAAATATGCGGCCTTGGGAGCGCAGCCTGTGCGGATAGACAGGAAGGAAGCGGGAGAAAGTGGTGCCGTCATCATTCGCGCTGATCTGGTCGACAAGGAGAAGGGCGTTATTCACGATACGAAACGGTTGGCTGATGTGTTGTTTGATCTGATCAATGCTGTACGTACCGATTTGTCGCCGGAAATTCTGCACTATTATTTAAAGCGCTACGCCATAAAACGATAGTAAGGGGGCGTAATGATGTCTTTTGCAGAAGATGTGAAAAATGAAATTGCCCATTATGCGGCGGAAGATGCTGAATGCCGCAAGGCGGAAATGGCGGCGTTGTTCTGCATGGGCGGCTCTTTGCTGTCGGGAAAGGACGGTCATGTCGGCATCGAATTCAGCACGGCGAATAATGCCGTGGCGAGAAAGGCCTTGTCCATGTGGAGAGAGTCTTTTTCCTTGCGTCCCGAAGTGCGTGTACGCCAGGGGCTGAAATTGCGGAAAAAAAATTATTACATCGTCCGCGTTCACCCATCCGCTGAAGGAACGGCAGCGTTGCGGGCACTCTCCCTTTATCCGCAACTGACGTCATTTGCAACGCTGAATCTCAAAAAGAGCGGCTGTAGTCGTGCTTTTTTGCGCGGTGCGTTTATGGGCGGCGGTTCCGTCAATCAGCCGAAAGTTGATTACCATTTGGAACTGATGACGAAGCATCTCTCGTTTGCCGAACGCCTTTTAAAGATCATGAAGCGGTTTCATTTACCGGCAAAGATGACGGACAGAAAGGGAGAGTATTTAGTATATATCAAAGAAGGAGACGGCGTTTCCGATTTTCTTCACTATATCGGCGCCAATCAGGCGTATTTGAAATTCGAGAGTGTGCGCGTTATGAAAAATATGCGAAATAATATCAATCGCGTCGTCAATTGCGAGACTGCGAACTTGCAGAAAGTGGTAAATGCTGCCGTTCAGCAGCGCGATGATATTCGCAGGATACAGGCGTCCGGCCGCTTCGGAGATTTGCCGTCGCGTTTGCAGGAGACGGCAGAGTTACGGCTGAGAAATCCGGAGGCCTCTCTCGGTGATTTGGCAGTCCTTTCGGGGGTGACAAAATCCGGGTTGGCTCACCGGTTTAAAAAATTATCGGAAATTGCGAAACATTTGGAAGGATAAGAAATGATACATGCATATGCACGTTGTAAACATCTGATTTGTGTGTTGGCCATGTTGTCGGGAGTGACGCTGGCATCTGCATTCGAACCGGGCCTGAACACGCCGGAAGTCATGCAGAAAATCGTTACGGCTGCAATGACGCCGCTGGCTGTTTCCGTTCCCGCCGATAAGGGCACCTTGCTTTTTTCCGACAGCCCGGAATATGCGGAGCAGAGCGGTATCCTATACGGCGATGAGGTTTCCGGCTCAGTTCGCGTCTATTTCTATCACGTTAATGAAAGCAGCGGAGTTAAAAAAATCGTCGTTGTCGGAGAAAACCGCGGCGATCATGATGTTCGCGCTGTCGTCACTAAATATCAATATTCCAAACCCAGCGCATCGTATTATCATGTCGGCAAAGATCTTTCAACTGCTTACTATGAAGGAACCAGCGGTGTCCGTGCCGTTATGGTGCCGGCGCATGGCGCGGCGGTATTGGGCGACCGTCTCGATAACGTGCGGATCTGGTCGGGTCAACTCTTTTCCGGCATTGTCGATTTGGAACTGGAGTCGCCGCTAGTCATTTCAACGGTGATGCTTCCGGCTGACGCTGACACACTGTCTTACCTGAAGCGGGCTGTCGTTCTGCCCAGTGACGCGGCGAAACTTCGCGGTACCTTTACCGGAAAAGATCGGGCGCTGCATCTGCTCGCCCCGTACAGGCCGAAGGAGGGAATCGGCTATATAAAAATTGGCGATGGCGCAGAAGATGCGTTTCTTCAGGGAACCGACGTACTTGACCGGCGGCGCTCCGAAAATACGGGGAACTACGGTGTCGATTATACGATTCAGGCCGCGACGAAAGGAAGCGGTCTCATTCATCTCTATTTTAATACGCAAGGCGGCGAATATTCCGGCGTTGTCGAAGTGCGCCGCCGCGATAAAGCGGGCAGGGAACTGACGAAAATCGTTGAATTGCCGCGCCAGGGGGACAGCATGGGCTATGACAATGCCTATGCTATGGAATATGTCGACTCGTTTTCGGCGGGTACGGAAACAACGCTGCATATTATGCCGCCCGGTGCAGCTAATTTGCCGGTCAGATTTATTTTTGTGCCTGATGGCACGGTGCGGCAGATCATTAAGGATGTAAAAGAAGAAGAGGCGCAGGGCCAAGGGCAGGAAACTACGCAGCCACCGAAAACGTCGGAGGATAAAAAGAATGCGGCGGCGTCAGACTGGCAGACGATCAATTTACGAGAACGCCTCGGCCTGTAAGTCACTGCAGCCGGTTTATCCCTAGGCGCCGGAATCGGCGGTTTGTGCGCGGCGTAGAAAAGGGCGAGTTGATGACTGAAAAACATCCCTTCATTTTTTGAAAATGAAGGGATGTTTTTTATGGTTCATTATTGATCATCAGCTGACGGCGCCGTACCAAACCATTTTTGATAGAGTTTGGCATATGTCCCGTCTTTTTTCAGTTCTTGCAGGGCCTTATTGACTTTGTCCCGTAACTCCGGTTTATCTTTGCTGACAGCCATGGCGACACCGCGACCTTTAATCGGTTCACCGACGATCTTCAATTTGGCGCTGCCCCCTTGATTCAAGTAATACATGGCGACGGCGCTGTCAATGGATACGGCGTCACAGGTTCCGGCTTCAAGCTCCATCCAGCCCTGGCTGTTGGTGTCGAACTGCTTCAATGTGGCGCCGTGCTCGGCGGCATGATCGCCTGCCTTTGAGGCCACTTGTGCACCGACGGTCTTGCCGGCAAGGGAATCGAAGCCGGTAATATCCGTATTGTCATTACGTACGACGACGCTGTAGCCGCCGTGGAAGTAAACATCTGTAAAGTCGACTTGCTTCTTCCGTTCGTCAGTAGCATCCATGCCGGCGGCGATTAAATCGATCTGGCCGCTGCGCAGCGCCGGAATCAAGGCGTCGAAACCGAGATTTTTGACTTCCATCTTGTAGCCGATTTTGTCGCAAATAGCTTGCGTCAGATCAATATCAAAGCCGACATCTTTTTCATTTTCCGTAAATTCAAAGGGCGGGAATGTCGGTTCCGTACCGACGATGATCGTCTTGGTGTCCTTAGCGGCATCTGTTGATTTATTCGTGTCGGAAGTGCCGCAGCCGGCGAGAAGTGTGACGGCTGCCAGGGAAGCAACTAACATGGAAACGTATTTCTTTTTCATTGATAAATCCTCCTTAATCTAATTCAGCTAATGTTTTGATGATCTGCACATGAGGCCACGACGCGAAGGCTTCGGCGCAGGTAACGCCTGTCAGTACGGCGGTAAAGTCTACTTGACCGTTTTTTGCCGTTTCGGCGTCAATGAGACTGTCTCCGATATAGAGAATCTCCTTATTCCGCAATGAATAGCGTTCTTTAATCTGATTCAAGCCTTGCGGAGATGGCTTGGCCTCGCTTACATCTTCCATACCGATGACGCAATCAATCAGGTTGGTGATATTGTCTTTCTGGAGCGTTTGATTGATACGCGCACGCGTTTTGGTAGAGACGATACCGATCAATACCTGCTTCTGCTTCAGGCGTCGCAAGCAGGGGATCGTTTCGGCGTATAAGCGAGTATTTGCTGTCATGTACTTATCGGAATAGCGGCGACGATAAAACTCGATGAGTTCATGAATCCTGCTGCTGTTCGTTTCGCCCGTCAGAATGGCCGTTGAATCGTACATCGTTTTGCCGATTGTGGCGCGAATACGGTCTTTGCTCACCGGCGGATACCCTTCGTCGGCAAGCAGCATTTCGAAACACATGACGATGCCTTTTTCGGAATCGGCAAGGGTGTAGTCAAAGTCGAATACGTAAGCTTTATACATTTACGGGTTCTGCGGTTCTTTGCCGAACCATTTCATGTAAATCTTGGCATATGTTCCGTCGGCTTTCAAATCGGCAATCGCTTTGTTCACCTTTTCCAGCAGTTCGGGATGGTCTTTGCTGATTGCCAACCCCATACCCTCGGCCATGATCGGTTCGCCGACGATCTTCAGGTCATTGCTGCCGCCTTGTTTCAAATAATAAAGGGCGACAGAGTTATTGATGACGACGGCGTCACAAGTACCGCCGGCCAGTTCCATCCAGCCTTGGCTGTTGGAGTCGAACTGTTTTACAGTGGCTCCCTTTTCCTGTGCATAATCAACCCCCTTGGTGCCGACTTGGGAGCCTACGGTACGGCCTGACAGATCATTGAAACCGTGAATATCCGTATTGTCTTTGCGAACGACTACGACATAACCGCCTTGGAAATACGGCGCCGTGAAAGAAACCTGTTTTTCCCGTTCCGGTGTGACATCCATACCGGAAGCGATCATATCGATCTGCCCGCTGCGCAGAGCCGGAATCAGGGCATCAAAGCCCATGCTTTTTACTTCCGCCTTCATGCCGATTTTCTCGGCAATGGCTTGAGAAAAATCAATATCGAAGCCCACATATTTGTCGTTTTCCGTAAATTCAAAAGGCGGGAATGTCGGCTCCAACCCGACGATAAGCGTGTTTTTTTCTTTATCTGCTGTTTTCTGATTATCTGAAGAACCGCAGCCCGATAAAGCTGTAACGGCGGCAAGCGATAACGCTGCTAAAGCCAATACTTTTTTGTTCATCATGCATCTCCTTTTTTTTAGGATAAATAACTTGTAAACTTTTTATAATTATACATACTTTTTTTTGTAAATACAAGAGGAAATTGCGATAATATGGAGAAAATTTATACTGTGTACACATGGAAATAAAAAAGGAT includes:
- a CDS encoding gluconeogenesis factor YvcK family protein, producing MRLFKWLHPGLHVKRWLFLFGLGMMATSFGLVLTFNYQWLGAVEEWTFRMLYEATGHYNYTVLASLGVAIILCGMAIMAWSTRRLIRTMIGVVLPTESGNLSELILSNMKLTKGPKVVVIGGGTGLSVMLRGLKNKTYNLTAVVTVADDGGSSGRIREELDIIAPGDLRNCLVAMADKEGLMEKLFAHRFGGSGELTGHSFGNLFIAALIEVLGDVEGAMNATSKVLKVRGKVVPSSMDNILLTAEMTDGTVVQGESQIPAARNKIKRVFITPERPRAVQSAVDAIRDAEAIVLGPGSLYTSIMPNLLVPDIAAAVRESKAKKIYICNVMTQPGETDGYSVSDHVRAINKHAGAEIIDFVLANDGDIDTAILQKYAALGAQPVRIDRKEAGESGAVIIRADLVDKEKGVIHDTKRLADVLFDLINAVRTDLSPEILHYYLKRYAIKR
- the whiA gene encoding DNA-binding protein WhiA — protein: MSFAEDVKNEIAHYAAEDAECRKAEMAALFCMGGSLLSGKDGHVGIEFSTANNAVARKALSMWRESFSLRPEVRVRQGLKLRKKNYYIVRVHPSAEGTAALRALSLYPQLTSFATLNLKKSGCSRAFLRGAFMGGGSVNQPKVDYHLELMTKHLSFAERLLKIMKRFHLPAKMTDRKGEYLVYIKEGDGVSDFLHYIGANQAYLKFESVRVMKNMRNNINRVVNCETANLQKVVNAAVQQRDDIRRIQASGRFGDLPSRLQETAELRLRNPEASLGDLAVLSGVTKSGLAHRFKKLSEIAKHLEG
- a CDS encoding basic amino acid ABC transporter substrate-binding protein; amino-acid sequence: MKKKYVSMLVASLAAVTLLAGCGTSDTNKSTDAAKDTKTIIVGTEPTFPPFEFTENEKDVGFDIDLTQAICDKIGYKMEVKNLGFDALIPALRSGQIDLIAAGMDATDERKKQVDFTDVYFHGGYSVVVRNDNTDITGFDSLAGKTVGAQVASKAGDHAAEHGATLKQFDTNSQGWMELEAGTCDAVSIDSAVAMYYLNQGGSAKLKIVGEPIKGRGVAMAVSKDKPELRDKVNKALQELKKDGTYAKLYQKWFGTAPSADDQ
- a CDS encoding HAD family hydrolase, producing the protein MYKAYVFDFDYTLADSEKGIVMCFEMLLADEGYPPVSKDRIRATIGKTMYDSTAILTGETNSSRIHELIEFYRRRYSDKYMTANTRLYAETIPCLRRLKQKQVLIGIVSTKTRARINQTLQKDNITNLIDCVIGMEDVSEAKPSPQGLNQIKERYSLRNKEILYIGDSLIDAETAKNGQVDFTAVLTGVTCAEAFASWPHVQIIKTLAELD
- a CDS encoding basic amino acid ABC transporter substrate-binding protein — protein: MNKKVLALAALSLAAVTALSGCGSSDNQKTADKEKNTLIVGLEPTFPPFEFTENDKYVGFDIDFSQAIAEKIGMKAEVKSMGFDALIPALRSGQIDMIASGMDVTPEREKQVSFTAPYFQGGYVVVVRKDNTDIHGFNDLSGRTVGSQVGTKGVDYAQEKGATVKQFDSNSQGWMELAGGTCDAVVINNSVALYYLKQGGSNDLKIVGEPIMAEGMGLAISKDHPELLEKVNKAIADLKADGTYAKIYMKWFGKEPQNP